The segment ATTTGGAGCAAATGTTATATTAATTTCACCTCAATTAATAAATGAGTTTAATGATTTAAAAAATATATATTTAAGTAAACTAAATATAATAATAGATTATTATAATGACAGTTATATTAAGAATGCATATTTAGTAATAGGTGCAACATCGAATAAAAGTATAAATAAAAAAATAAGTGTATGCTGCAAAGAAAAAAATATTCTTTGTAATATAGTTGATGATATAAATAGTTCAGATTTTATAGTTCCTTCATCTGTAAAACGTGGGGATCTTGTAATTTCAATTTCTACCATGGGTAAA is part of the Clostridium botulinum genome and harbors:
- a CDS encoding precorrin-2 dehydrogenase/sirohydrochlorin ferrochelatase family protein; amino-acid sequence: MLDIRNRNVVVVGGGKVAFRKTKKLLEFGANVILISPQLINEFNDLKNIYLSKLNIIIDYYNDSYIKNAYLVIGATSNKSINKKISVCCKEKNILCNIVDDINSSDFIVPSSVKRGDLVISISTMGKSPMLASKVKQEIEKKYSNEYEEYIVLLGEARNIVIRKFKDDAKKEILKNLINMSLDEIKIFIKENR